CGGAAGATACCACCTTCCTCGACCGCGTCCAGCGCGATCAGGTCGGCGCTGTGCACCACCTTGTCTTCCAGTTTGACTTCGACCTTGCCGATGACGTCGCCCTTGGCGATCGGCGCGGTCAGTTGCGGATTCATGGTCATGCTGGCGGCGAGCTTCTTGAGCTGGCCTTTAGGCAAGGTCATGGTCAGGTCCTGGGCCAGGCCGGCCTTTATCTGGTTGGTGGAACCTTTCCAGACCTGGGCCTGGGCCAGTTCGGTGCCCTTCTGGTAGAAGGTCTGGGTTTCGAAGAAACGGAAACCGTAGGTCAGCAGCTTCTGGGTTTCAGCGGCACGAGCCACTTCGCTGCTGGTGCCGAAGACCACGGCGATCAGGCGCATGCCGTCGCGCACGGCCGAAGACACCATGCAATAGCCCGCTTCGTCGGTGTGACCGGTCTTCAGGCCATCGACGGTCTTGTCGCGCCACAGCAGCAGGTTGCGGTTAGGTTGCTTGATGCCGTTCCAGAAGAACTCCTTCTGGGAGTAGATGGCGTAGTGCGCCGGGTCTTCGTGGATGATTGCCCGGGCCAGCACCGCCATGTCGTGAGCCGACGAGTAGTGCTCAGGGTTCGGCAGGCCGGTCGGGTTCATGAAGTGGCTGTTGGTCATGCCCAGGTCGGCCACGGTTTTGTTCATCATGTCGGCGAACGCATCTTCGCTGCCGGCGATGTGCTCGGCCAGGGCGACGCTGGCGTCGTTGCCGGACTGGATGATGATGCCGTGCAGCAGGTCGCTGACGGTCACTTGCGAGCCGACCTTGATGAACATCCGCGAACCGCCGGTGCGCCAGGCATTCTCGCTGACGGTGACCGGATCGTTCTCGCCAATCTGGCCACGACGAATCTCCAGCGTGGCGATGTAGGCGGTCATCAGCTTGGTCAGGCTGGCCGGTGGCAGGCGCTGGTCACCATTGTTCTCCACCAGCACATTGCCGCTGCTGGCATCCATGAGGACATAGGCCTTGGCCGCCAGTTGTGGAGGCGAAGGCATCATCTCAACCGCGAACGCGGCCGGAGAGAGAAGCAGCGGGACTAGCAGGCAAAGGCGTTTGGCAAAGGTGGTGATGTTCATCCGTCTCTCGAAATCGCTAATGGGACTGCCCGAAGGCAGAACTAAACAGGCAGCCTCTTAACGGGCCGCCGCGTATTTAAGTTGCTCACTCACAACCCTTGCCGGGCTTTTGTTATTCATGGAGCCAACAACCTGACCCGCCCAAACCGCAAGCGGGCCTTTCAAATCTACTCAGCCGTGACCAGGCTCGGCGAACCGAGATTGGCCAGGCGCACACTGTTCTGCACCTGCTGGACCTCACCCGGAGAACCGATCGGCCCCAGGCGCACCCGATGCAGTGTCTGCTGGTTGCGCACGATCGAGCTGATGAACACCGGCGCGCTGACCATCGAGCTCAGCTTCGACCTCAACAGCTCGGCAGCGTCCGGGTTGGCGAACGCGCCCACTTGCAGATACTGGCCAGACGCTGTTGCAGAAGCGTTTTTTTTTGGGTCGATCTGCACGGGCACCACGGCCGCCGCATGTTGCTGCGGCGGTGGGGTCCATTGTTCGACCGTACCGGTGGAAGCCGTCACGGTCGGCGCGGCATTTTGCGCCACTTTCGGCTCGTTGAGCATCAAAGGCGCCGGACGGCCGCGCTGGGCCCACCATTCCTGCGGATCGATGCCTTCGACCTTGACCCGAGCAGTGCCGATTTCAGCGTAACCGAGCTTTTTCGCCGCCGCATACGACAAGTCGATGATCCGGTCGGAATAGAACGGCCCACGGTCGTTGACCCGCAGGATCACGCTCTTGTTGTTGTCCAGGTTGGTCACCCGCACATAGCTGGGCAGCGGCAAGGTCTTGTGGGCAGCGCTCATGCCATAAAGGTCGTAGACCTCGCCATTGGCGGTGTTCTGGCCATGGAACTTGGTGCCGTACCAGGACGCCGTGCCCGAGGCCACATAGCGCTTGGAATCAGCCATTGGGAAATAGGTCTTGCCCAGCACCGTATACGGGTTGGCCTTGTAGGGGCCGGTGTGCAGGGTCGGCGTTGCGTCGGGAATGCGCGAGACATCCACGTCCCACCACGGCGCGCCGTCCTTGTGGGCCCGGTTGATGTCCAGGCCCGGCGTGGCTTTCACGACGTTGCTGTTCTTCTGGGTCGGTGCGCGGCTGGTCGAACAACTGACGACCAACAGCGACAGCGCAGCCAATGCCACCAGCTTGAGGGGCCTGGCTTTCAGGGGTTGATAGGTAGGCATTGCCCGCATTATTTGACGCCCCGTGCTTTGACCAGCTCTTCAGACAGTTGATATACGGCCATGGCGTACATCACGCTGCGGTTATAACGCGTAATCGCGTAGAAATTCTTCAGGCCCATCCAATATTCGGGGCCCTGCTCGCCTTCCAGGCGCATTGCGGTGACTGGCATGTCATCACGCAGCGCATCATGACTCGACCAGCCCAGCGCTCGCAACTCCCCGACGGTTTTCGTCGGCTCGATACCCTCGGTCAGGCCCTCGTCCACCTGCTCGCCACGCACATCGGCACGGCTGACCACCGGTTCGCCGGCCTCCCAGCCATGGCGCTTGAAATAGCTGGCAACACTGCCGATGGCATCCGTCGGATTGGTCCAGATATTGATGTGGCCGTCGCCGTCGAAATCCACCGCATAGGCACGGAAACTGCTCGGCATGAATTGCGGCAGGCCCATCGCCCCGGCGTAGGAACCCTTGAGGGTCATTGGATCAACTTGTTCTTCGCGAGCCAGCAACAGGAACTCGCGCAGTTCCTTGCGGAAGAACTCGGCGCGGGGCGGGTAATCGAAACCCAGGGTCGACAGCGCGTCGATCACCCGGAAATTGCCGGTATTGCGGCCAAAGAAGGTTTCAACGCCGATGATCGACACGATGACCTGGGCCGGCACGCCATACTCCTGCTCGGCGCGGGCCAGCGCGGCCTCGTGCTGGCGCCAGAAATCCACGCCCCGGGCGATCCGCGCCTCGGTGATGAACATCGGCCGGTATTCGCTCCACTGCTTGACGCGCTCGGCGGGCCGGGAGATCGCGTCGAGAATCGACTGCTTGCGCTCGGCCTCGCGGAACACCCCCATCAGCTGTTCGCCGGCAAAACCGTAGTCGCGGGTCATTTCACCGACAAACTCGGCCACTTGCGGCGAGCCTTCATATTCGCCTGCCACGGCATGCGGCGCACAGCCCAGGAAGCCGACCAGGCCGACCCACGGCGCATATCGCGTCGACCAGCCACGCATTGCTTGCATTGAACTCTTCACCTTATTCAAACCTGAGCGATCCACTTGCGATGGGTATGGATCGACATCAAAACCCCAAACGCTGACAGTAGTGTCACCAGCGAAGTTCCTCCGTAGCTAATGAATGGCAACGGCACCCCCACGACCGGCAGCAGGCCACTGACCATACCGATGTTGACGAAAACATAAACAAAAAACGTCATGGTCAGGCTGCCGGCGAGCAATTTGCCGAACAGCGTCTGCGCCTGGGCCGTGATCACCAGGCCCCGGCCGATCAACAACAGGTAGATCAACAGCAGCACGCAGATACCCACCAGGCCGAACTCCTCGCCCATCACCGCGATGATGAAGTCGGTGTGGCTTTCCGGCAGAAAGTCCAGGTGCGACTGGGTACCCATCAGCCAACCCTTGCCGAACACGCCGCCGGAACCGATGGCGGCCTTGGACTGGATGATGTTCCAGCCGGTGCCCAGCGGATCGCTCTCCGGATCGAGGAACGTCAGGATCCGCTGCTTCTGGTAGTCGTGCATCACGAAGTACCACATCGCCACCGACACCGGCACGGCGATGGCGATCACGCTGAGGATCCAGCGCCAGCGCAACCCGCCCATGAACAGCACGAAGGCGCCGCCAGCCAGGATCAGCAGCGAGGTGCCGAGGTCCGGCTGGCGCACGATGAGGATGAACGGGATGCCGATCAGCAACAGGCTGATGCACACGTGCTTGAGCTGCGGCGGCAAGGTGCGCTTGGACAGGTACCAGGCGATGGTCGCCGGCATGATGATCTTGAGGAATTCCGAGGGCTGGAAGCGGATCACCCCGGGGATGTTGATCCAGCGGGTGGCGCCCATGGCGTTGTGGCCCATCACGTCCACCACCACCAGCAAGCCCACGCCCACCACATAGGCCAGCGGCACCCAGCGCGCCATGAAACGCGGTTCGAGCTGGGCGATGACGATCATCGACACCAGGCCGATGCCGAACGAGGTGGCCTGCTTGGCCAGCAGGTCCCAGCTCTTGCCGCTGGCCGAATACAACACGAACAGGCTGCCGGCCGCCAATATCAGCAGCAGGATCAGCAACGGCCCGTCGATGTGCATGCGCTGCAGCAAGGTGGCGCGACGGCGCATCACATCTTCGCTGGAGAGGATGCGGTCGAAATTATTCTTCACGGGCCGTAGCCTCCGCGCTGATGGGGCTTGCGAATTCGGGCTTGAGCTGACCGTGCTCGTCCAGCAGCCAGGCGTCCATGACCTGGCGCACCACCGGGGCGGCGACGCCGGAACCGGACTCACCGTTCTCGACCATCACCGAGACGACGATCTTCGGGTTGTCGGCCGGTGCGAAACCGACGAACAAGGCGTGGTCGCGATGGCGCTCCTGGACCTTGGAGCGGTCGTACTTCTCGCCCTGCTTGATCGCCACCACCTGGGCGGTACCGCTCTTGCCGGCAATCCGATACGGCGAGCCGATGGCCGCCTTGCGCGCGGTACCCCGGGCGCCGTGCATTACCTGTTGCATGCCGTTGTTGACCTTCTGCCAGTCCGACGGGTTGCGCAGGATGATGTCCGGCATCGGGTCCGGGTCCACCGGCTTCTCGCCTTCGATGGT
This genomic interval from Pseudomonas alvandae contains the following:
- the rodA gene encoding rod shape-determining protein RodA codes for the protein MRRRATLLQRMHIDGPLLILLLILAAGSLFVLYSASGKSWDLLAKQATSFGIGLVSMIVIAQLEPRFMARWVPLAYVVGVGLLVVVDVMGHNAMGATRWINIPGVIRFQPSEFLKIIMPATIAWYLSKRTLPPQLKHVCISLLLIGIPFILIVRQPDLGTSLLILAGGAFVLFMGGLRWRWILSVIAIAVPVSVAMWYFVMHDYQKQRILTFLDPESDPLGTGWNIIQSKAAIGSGGVFGKGWLMGTQSHLDFLPESHTDFIIAVMGEEFGLVGICVLLLIYLLLIGRGLVITAQAQTLFGKLLAGSLTMTFFVYVFVNIGMVSGLLPVVGVPLPFISYGGTSLVTLLSAFGVLMSIHTHRKWIAQV
- the mltB gene encoding lytic murein transglycosylase B; translated protein: MQAMRGWSTRYAPWVGLVGFLGCAPHAVAGEYEGSPQVAEFVGEMTRDYGFAGEQLMGVFREAERKQSILDAISRPAERVKQWSEYRPMFITEARIARGVDFWRQHEAALARAEQEYGVPAQVIVSIIGVETFFGRNTGNFRVIDALSTLGFDYPPRAEFFRKELREFLLLAREEQVDPMTLKGSYAGAMGLPQFMPSSFRAYAVDFDGDGHINIWTNPTDAIGSVASYFKRHGWEAGEPVVSRADVRGEQVDEGLTEGIEPTKTVGELRALGWSSHDALRDDMPVTAMRLEGEQGPEYWMGLKNFYAITRYNRSVMYAMAVYQLSEELVKARGVK
- a CDS encoding septal ring lytic transglycosylase RlpA family protein codes for the protein MRAMPTYQPLKARPLKLVALAALSLLVVSCSTSRAPTQKNSNVVKATPGLDINRAHKDGAPWWDVDVSRIPDATPTLHTGPYKANPYTVLGKTYFPMADSKRYVASGTASWYGTKFHGQNTANGEVYDLYGMSAAHKTLPLPSYVRVTNLDNNKSVILRVNDRGPFYSDRIIDLSYAAAKKLGYAEIGTARVKVEGIDPQEWWAQRGRPAPLMLNEPKVAQNAAPTVTASTGTVEQWTPPPQQHAAAVVPVQIDPKKNASATASGQYLQVGAFANPDAAELLRSKLSSMVSAPVFISSIVRNQQTLHRVRLGPIGSPGEVQQVQNSVRLANLGSPSLVTAE
- a CDS encoding D-alanyl-D-alanine carboxypeptidase family protein codes for the protein MNITTFAKRLCLLVPLLLSPAAFAVEMMPSPPQLAAKAYVLMDASSGNVLVENNGDQRLPPASLTKLMTAYIATLEIRRGQIGENDPVTVSENAWRTGGSRMFIKVGSQVTVSDLLHGIIIQSGNDASVALAEHIAGSEDAFADMMNKTVADLGMTNSHFMNPTGLPNPEHYSSAHDMAVLARAIIHEDPAHYAIYSQKEFFWNGIKQPNRNLLLWRDKTVDGLKTGHTDEAGYCMVSSAVRDGMRLIAVVFGTSSEVARAAETQKLLTYGFRFFETQTFYQKGTELAQAQVWKGSTNQIKAGLAQDLTMTLPKGQLKKLAASMTMNPQLTAPIAKGDVIGKVEVKLEDKVVHSADLIALDAVEEGGIFRRMWDSIRLFFYGLFN